The Cardiocondyla obscurior isolate alpha-2009 linkage group LG25, Cobs3.1, whole genome shotgun sequence genome has a segment encoding these proteins:
- the Ttll15 gene encoding probable tubulin polyglutamylase ttll-15, producing MSDEKNDEKEQEIKIQSAKKTQYAIKRQIMNLKMKTLLKIILFSTVGPLILYGIVFVYLRYQTQLRHLFDRSVIVNEARPKFWIYAKSNDTNYLRHVYVVLERLGFQKGTNESDWDLLWAHDYPFRVLSASLNKLQQQQRINHFPGCGYITNKVDLSTSRGGRYLPAAFKMPEDRQVFLDYAKMNPAKRFVQKLNDHRGIRICSSNDANLTAGTFVQEFIERPYLVDGYKFDIGVYTVITSVDPLRVYVYKGDVLFRFCPVQYYPFDEKVLDKYVVGDDYLPIWNVPSLKKYYTELGYSMKDSFDAYVREQGKNPAEMRRRSERSQSASVTVETSSSL from the exons ATGTCAGACGAAAAAAACGATGAAAAAGAACAAGAGATAAAGATACAAAGtgcaaaa AAAACACAATATGCCATTAAAAGACAAATCATGAATTTGAAGATGAAGACActgctaaaaattattttattttctacagtTGGTCCTTTAATTCTTTACGGTATAGTTTTCGTATATCTACGTTACCAAACGCAGTTGAGGCACCTGTTTGACAGATCTGTGATAGTGAACGAAGCTCGACCGAAGTTCTGGATATATGCCAAGAGCAACGACACGAATTATCTCAGGCATGTGTACGTAGTACTTGAACGACTTGGCTTCCAAAAGGGCACAAATGAGTCTGACTGGGATTTATTGTGGGCCCACGATTATCCGTTTCGCGTGCTATCTGCAAGCTTGAATAAATTGCAACAGCAACAACGGATCAATCACTTCCCTGGCTGCGGCTATATTACAAATAAGGTGGACTTGTCGACGTCGCGTGGTGGCCGGTACCTTCCGGCGGCGTTCAAAATGCCTGAAGACCGCCAAGTCTTCCTCGATTACGCCAAAATGAATCCCGCAAAGCGATttgtgcaaaaattaaatgaccATCGAGGCATTCGCATTTGTAGCAGCAATGACGCAAATCTTACCGCAGGCACGTTCGTTCAAGAGTTCATTGAGCGGCCGTATCTTGTAGACGGTTACAAATTTGACATAGGCGTGTATACCGTCATCACGTCCGTGGATCCGCTTcgagtatatgtatataaaggTGACGTATTGTTTCGCTTTTGCCCGGTTCAATATTACCCTTTCGATGAGAAGGTTTTAGACAAGTATGTGGTTGGTGACGACTATCTGCCAATCTGGAACGTGCCGTCCTTGAAAAAATACTACACCGAACTTGGATACTCAATGAAGGACTCATTCGATGCATACGTGAGAGAGCAAGGAAAAAATCCAGCTGAAAT GAGGCGCAGATCAGAGAGGTCTCAAAGCGCTTCGGTAACGGTAGAAACTTCTTCGAGCTTGTGA
- the Smug gene encoding single-strand selective monofunctional uracil DNA glycosylase isoform X1 codes for MSDSGKDVMPRTKRVRANSDDPSSKKKLKASISNTVDYISQIQTSLENKQVTDENGDKKRAFAISASVANIKVKKDTSIAAAHNSNTEKNENVTENLSAISTSISNILLSIEQELCTKLSKITFPSSIQYIYNPLEYAAETHAMYVHKYCTSIKKILFVGMNPGPWGMSQTGVPFGEINMVRDWLQISGFVGKPLKEHPDRKVIGFQCTRSEVSGQRLWGLFRDLCESPENFFKHTYMHNYCPYAFMDAKAKNITPAEIKGEAQRLLHEACDKSLIDIIQLLKVEIVVGIGNYAEKRAQIAAQTGGLSVQVMVLRHPSPRAVGNNNWSVTALKQLNDLKLLKYFEKASTTA; via the exons ATGTCAGACTCTGGGAAGGACGTCATGCCTCGTACAAAGAGAGTAAGAGCAAACAGCGATGACCCGTCGAGCAAAAAAAAGCTCAAAGCATCAATTTCGAACACTGTAGATTACATTAGCCAAATACAAACATCTTTAGAAAATAAACAAGTGACAGATGAAAACGGAGATAAGAAACGCGCATTTGCTATATCTGCATCTGTTgctaatataaaagtaaaaaaagatactTCTATAGCAGCTGCACATAATTCCAACacagaaaaaaatgaaaatgtaacCGAAAATTTATCTGCAATATCCACATCTATCtccaatatattattatctattgAACAAGAGCTTTGTACAAAACTGAGCAAAATTACTTTTCCATCATCTATACAGTACATTTACAATCCACTTGAGTATGCAGCTGAAACACATGCTATGTATGTACACAAATACTGTACCAGTATAAAGAAAATCTTGTTTGTTGGCATGAACCCTGGACCATGGGGCATGTCACAAACGGGTGTGCCATTTGGAGAAATAAATATGGTACGTGATTGGCTCCAAATTTCTGGCTTTGTTGGCAAGCCTCTGAAAGAGCATCCAGATCGAAAAGTGATAGGATTTCAATGCACACGCAGTGAAGTCAGTGGACAAAGACTGTGGGGCCTTTTTCGAGACCTGTGTGAAAGTcctgagaatttttttaagcacaCATACATGCACAATTACTGCCCATATGCTTTCATGGATGCCAAAGCCAAAAACATTACACCTGCAGAAATAAAG GGCGAGGCACAAAGACTTTTACATGAGGCATGTGACAAATCTCTGATAGATATAATACAGCTCTTGAAGGTAGAAATTGTCGTCGGTATCGGTAATTACGCCGAGAAAAGAGCACAGATTGCAGCTCAAACTGGAGGTCTTTCAGTACAG gTGATGGTTCTGAGACATCCCAGTCCAAGAGCTGTAGGTAATAATAATTGGAGTGTAACAGCCTTGAAGCAGCTGAACGATTTGAagttacttaaatattttgaaaaagcAAGTACTACTGCCTAA
- the Rps29 gene encoding small ribosomal subunit protein uS14: MGFQNIWYSHPRKYGQGSRSCRACANRHGLIRKYGLNICRQCFREYAADIGFKKLD; encoded by the exons ATGGGTTTCCAAAATATCTGGTATTCACATCCACGAAAATACGGTCAAGGATCTAGATCCTG cCGTGCCTGTGCAAACAGACATGGGCTCATTCGCAAATACGGCCTAAACATCTGCCGACAGTGCTTCAGGGAATATGCGGCTGATATTGGTTTCAAGAAG cTGGATTAA
- the Smug gene encoding single-strand selective monofunctional uracil DNA glycosylase isoform X2 yields MPRTKRVRANSDDPSSKKKLKASISNTVDYISQIQTSLENKQVTDENGDKKRAFAISASVANIKVKKDTSIAAAHNSNTEKNENVTENLSAISTSISNILLSIEQELCTKLSKITFPSSIQYIYNPLEYAAETHAMYVHKYCTSIKKILFVGMNPGPWGMSQTGVPFGEINMVRDWLQISGFVGKPLKEHPDRKVIGFQCTRSEVSGQRLWGLFRDLCESPENFFKHTYMHNYCPYAFMDAKAKNITPAEIKGEAQRLLHEACDKSLIDIIQLLKVEIVVGIGNYAEKRAQIAAQTGGLSVQVMVLRHPSPRAVGNNNWSVTALKQLNDLKLLKYFEKASTTA; encoded by the exons ATGCCTCGTACAAAGAGAGTAAGAGCAAACAGCGATGACCCGTCGAGCAAAAAAAAGCTCAAAGCATCAATTTCGAACACTGTAGATTACATTAGCCAAATACAAACATCTTTAGAAAATAAACAAGTGACAGATGAAAACGGAGATAAGAAACGCGCATTTGCTATATCTGCATCTGTTgctaatataaaagtaaaaaaagatactTCTATAGCAGCTGCACATAATTCCAACacagaaaaaaatgaaaatgtaacCGAAAATTTATCTGCAATATCCACATCTATCtccaatatattattatctattgAACAAGAGCTTTGTACAAAACTGAGCAAAATTACTTTTCCATCATCTATACAGTACATTTACAATCCACTTGAGTATGCAGCTGAAACACATGCTATGTATGTACACAAATACTGTACCAGTATAAAGAAAATCTTGTTTGTTGGCATGAACCCTGGACCATGGGGCATGTCACAAACGGGTGTGCCATTTGGAGAAATAAATATGGTACGTGATTGGCTCCAAATTTCTGGCTTTGTTGGCAAGCCTCTGAAAGAGCATCCAGATCGAAAAGTGATAGGATTTCAATGCACACGCAGTGAAGTCAGTGGACAAAGACTGTGGGGCCTTTTTCGAGACCTGTGTGAAAGTcctgagaatttttttaagcacaCATACATGCACAATTACTGCCCATATGCTTTCATGGATGCCAAAGCCAAAAACATTACACCTGCAGAAATAAAG GGCGAGGCACAAAGACTTTTACATGAGGCATGTGACAAATCTCTGATAGATATAATACAGCTCTTGAAGGTAGAAATTGTCGTCGGTATCGGTAATTACGCCGAGAAAAGAGCACAGATTGCAGCTCAAACTGGAGGTCTTTCAGTACAG gTGATGGTTCTGAGACATCCCAGTCCAAGAGCTGTAGGTAATAATAATTGGAGTGTAACAGCCTTGAAGCAGCTGAACGATTTGAagttacttaaatattttgaaaaagcAAGTACTACTGCCTAA
- the Glct gene encoding ceramide glucosyltransferase, whose protein sequence is MNSMLYTLYGFAVVFMIFWSGMWVVHVLALIAGRWKLHRKTNQSPSYETPLPGVSVIKPLMGVDPNLFDNLETYFTMEYPRYEILFCVEDESDPVLMLVNKLVDKYPEVETTIFVGGIKVGVNPKINNMQPAYEAAKYELVLISDSGIRVKEDTLLDMVQHMTDRVALVHQMPFTSDREGFAAVYEKIFFGTVLSRMYLAADMLRINCHTGMSALLRKSSLDEVGGLKAFSIYLAEDFFYAKSLTDRGWRITISSQPAMQNSGHCAVDSFQARLRRWAKLRVAMLPTTIVLEPLSECLVLGGFASWAASVLFDWDSLVFYLVHILLWFMFDWTLLCLVQNGPLPFNKLEFVCGWLLSEITRPYLFLQAVLDPLIQWRSRVYKLKWGGVAEEVKAKIKY, encoded by the coding sequence ATGAACTCCATGCTGTATACTCTCTACGGGTTCGCGGTAGTCTTCATGATCTTCTGGTCAGGCATGTGGGTGGTGCACGTGTTGGCGTTGATCGCCGGCCGCTGGAAGCTGCATCGGAAGACGAACCAGTCACCGAGCTACGAGACGCCGCTGCCGGGGGTGTCGGTGATAAAGCCCCTGATGGGAGTCGACCCGAACCTCTTCGACAACCTTGAAACCTACTTCACTATGGAATACCCCAGGTACGAAATACTATTCTGCGTCGAGGATGAATCCGACCCTGTGCTGATGCTGGTGAACAAGCTCGTCGACAAGTACCCGGAGGTCGAGACGACCATCTTCGTCGGCGGCATAAAAGTCGGCGTGAATCCGAAGATCAACAACATGCAGCCGGCGTACGAAGCTGCCAAGTACGAGCTCGTGCTCATCAGCGACAGCGGCATACGCGTCAAGGAGGACACCCTGCTGGACATGGTCCAGCATATGACGGACCGGGTGGCTCTCGTGCATCAGATGCCGTTCACCAGCGACCGCGAGGGCTTCGCCGCCGTCTACGAGAAGATCTTCTTCGGTACGGTGCTGTCGCGCATGTACCTTGCCGCCGACATGCTCCGGATAAACTGTCACACCGGGATGTCGGCTCTCCTGAGGAAGTCTTCGCTCGACGAGGTTGGCGGTCTGAAGGCGTTCAGCATCTACCTCGCGGAGGACTTTTTCTACGCCAAGTCGCTGACCGACCGCGGCTGGCGCATCACGATTTCTTCGCAGCCAGCGATGCAGAACAGCGGGCACTGCGCGGTCGACTCCTTCCAGGCGCGACTACGACGGTGGGCTAAGCTCAGGGTGGCGATGCTGCCCACGACCATCGTTCTCGAGCCATTGAGCGAGTGCCTCGTGCTCGGCGGTTTCGCATCTTGGGCGGCGAGCGTCCTCTTCGACTGGGACTCTCTAGTTTTTTATCTCGTGCACATACTTTTGTGGTTTATGTTCGACTGGACGCTGTTGTGCCTAGTGCAGAACGGCCCGCTGCCGTTCAACAAACTCGAGTTCGTTTGCGGATGGTTACTCAGCGAGATCACGAGGCCGTATCTTTTTCTTCAGGCTGTTCTGGATCCTCTCATACAATGGCGCTCACGTGTTTACAAGCTCAAATGGGGCGGCGTCGCTGAAGAAGTTAAggcgaaaattaaatattaa
- the LOC139111763 gene encoding actin-related protein 6-like — MTNSTFILDNGACTIKVGLSNEVPKLVPNCIMKAKSERRRPFIGNQIEECRDASGLFYILPFQKGYLVNWDIQKTVWDYIFSKESCSVNLSQQSVIVTEPVFNFSSIQEAMMEIFFEEYECHSLLRINAASLSCYNYKTEYPTTKCCIVVDSGYSFTHIIPYINDTKIKEGIRRIDVGGKLLTNHLKEIISYRQLHVMDETYVINQVKEDSCFVSQDFFKDMEQTKYKSEHNTIVKDYVLPDYTTLRRGYLKDPEPSNEQQVLRLTNERFAVPEILFYPSDIGIRQMGIPEAIMDSIKTCSEEKETWPHFLSNIILTGGNAKFPGFKDRIYKEIRSLAPAEYPVNVYLPENPVTYAWYGGKQLSQDAIFPNLLVTREEYEEEGLSLCLDKFDV; from the exons atgacTAACTCCACTTTTATTCTTGATAATGGTGCTTGCACTATAAAAGTTGGTTTATCTAATGAAGTACCGAA gCTAGTGCCGAATTGTATAATGAAAGCAAAAAGTGAACGTCGCAGGCCTTTTATAGGGAATCAAATTGAAGAATGCAGAGATGCTTCTGggctgttttatattttaccttttCAAAAAGGTTATTTAGTGAACTGGGATATTCAAAAGACTGTATgggattatatattttcaaaagaaTCATGTTCAGTTAATTTGAGTCAGCAGTCTGTAATAGTGACTGAGcctgtatttaatttttcaagcaTTCAAGAAGCTATGATGGAAATCTTTTTTGAGGAATATGAATGTCACAGTCTTCTAAGAATAAATGCAGCTAGTCTTTcatgttataattataaaacagaGTATCCTACCACAAAGTGTTGTATAGTAGTAGACAGTGGTTATAGTTTTACACACATCATTCCTTACATCAatgatacaaaaataaaagaaggaattCGAAGAATAGATGTAGGAGGCAAACTTTTAACAAACCATCTGAAGGAAATAATATCTTATCGTCAGTTACATGTTATGGATGAAACATATGTAATTAATCAAGTGAAAGAGGACAGCTGTTTTGTATctcaagatttttttaaagacatgGAACAAACCAAATATAAATCAGAGCACAATACTATTGTTAAAGATTATGTTTTGCCAGATTATACAACTCTACGTCGTGGATATCTCAAGGATCCAGAGCCATCTAATGAGCAGCAGGTCTTACGTTTGACTAATGAAAGATTTGCAGTTccagaaatattattttatccatCAGATATTGGCATTCGACAAATGGGTATTCCAGAAGCCATTATGGATTCCATTAAAACTTGcagcgaagaaaaagaaacatggCCTCACTTCCTATCTAACATTATTCTTACTGGTGGTAATGCAAAGTTTCCAGGATTTAAAGATCGGATTTACAAAGAAATTAGAAGTTTAGCTCCAGCTGAATATCCTGTGAACGTCTATTTACCCgaaaa TCCAGTAACTTATGCATGGTATGGTGGGAAACAACTTTCACAAGATGCAATATTTCCTAATCTTTTGGTGACAAGAGAAGAATATGAAGAGGAAGGACTTTCTTTATGTCTTGACAAATTTgacgtataa
- the Dus2 gene encoding tRNA-dihydrouridine(20) synthase [NAD(P)+]-like, with protein sequence MEDNPAAKKKLDYRDKLILAPMVRIGTLPMRLLALDYGADIVYTEELIDRKLLRSIRRENDVLGTVDYIDKTDGTIVFRTCSRERDRVVLQIGTSDPGRAAEVARMVENDVAGIDVNMGCPKKFSILGGMGASLLSEPKKATDILQKLIETVTIPITCKIRILPDVEETLRLCDTLASTGIAAIAVHGRTIEERPQHPNRNHVLKKIAARLSIPVIANGGSKDIQKYSDVLRFKEETGCNSVMLARAAEWNCSIFRKEGTLPMEDVIKSYLKYAVDCDNSPSNTKYCVQNILRELQESPLGRRFLDAQTLEQICQVWGLDDYCRSKNKEFRNRGLLGRFQITPGIFDKDINNGVSHKRKIYEEDVSLMRCAFLRNCYVTDSELPKSKLLKWTKENHKKMPVYNTRQENKLFSSVVTVDGRKYGSSFWEKNKKWAEQGAALVCLYFLGIVDEKSLTAGGNIIST encoded by the exons ATGGAAGATAATCCAGCTGCGAAAAAGAAACTGGATTATCGCGACAAACTTATCCTCGCGCCCATGGTGCGCATCGGAACCCTTCCGATGCGTTTGCTCGCTCTAGATTACGGTGCGGATATCGTTTATACCGAGGAGTTGATCGACAGAAAACTGCTTCGTTCGATTCGCCGAGAGAACG ATGTCTTAGGCACTGTGGATTATATCGATAAGACAGATGGTACGATAGTGTTTCGTACTTGCTCTCGAGAGCGAGATCGCGTTGTTCTTCAAATTGGCACATCCGATCCGGGGAGAGCCGCCGAAGTTGCCCGTATGGTAGAAAACGACGTCGCGGGCATAGACGTTAACATGGGTTGTCCAAAGAAATTTTCGATACTTGGAGGAATGGGTGCTTCTCTTCTCAGCGAACCTAAGAAGGCAACTGACATATTACAGAAATTAATCGAGACTGTAACTATACCGATCACGTGCAAAATACGCATTCTACCTGACGTTGAGGAAACTCTGCGACTTTGCGACACCCTTGCCTCGACTGGTATCGCAGCAATTGCCGTCCATGGTCGTACTATAGAGGAAAGACCGCAGCATCCGAATCGCAATCATGTCCTCAAAAAGATCGCGGCTAGACTCTCGATACCGGTTATCGCGAACGGTGGATCTAAggatattcaaaaatattctgacGTGCTTAG GTTTAAAGAGGAAACGGGCTGCAATAGCGTAATGCTTGCTCGTGCTGCCGAGTGGAACTGCTCGATATTTCGTAAAGAAGGCACTCTACCAATGGAAGATGTTATAAAGTCGTATTTGAAGTATGCGGTTGACTGTGACAATTCACCTTCCAATACTAAATACTgcgtgcaaaatattttacgggAGCTGCAAGAATCTCCTCTAGGTAGAAGGTTCCTTGATGCACAAACGCTGGAACAAATATG TCAAGTGTGGGGACTCGATGATTATTGCCgatctaaaaataaagaatttcgAAATAGAGGTTTATTAGGTCGCTTTCAAATAACGCCAGGTATCTTcgataaagatataaataatggTGTTtctcataaaagaaaaatttacgaaGAAGACGTTTCTTTAATGCGTTGTGCTTTTTTGAGAAACTGTTATGTAACAGACTCAGAGCTACCGAAGTCGAAGTTACTTAAATGGACCAAggaaaatcataaaaaaatgcCAGTATATAACACGCGTCAGgaaaataaacttttcagCTCTGTTGTTACAGTAGATGGCAGAAAATATGGTTCCTCTTTCTG ggaaaaaaataaaaagtgggCTGAACAAGGTGCTGCTTTGGTGTGTCTTTACTTTTTAGGAATTGTCGACGAAAAAAGTCTTACTGCTGGCGGCAATATTATTTCGACGTAA
- the LOC139111769 gene encoding tRNA-specific adenosine deaminase 2 translates to MDTLTWMDIALQKAEESLKAGEVPVGCLFIYCNEIIATGSNTVNETCNATRHAEINCIDQVLKFSSEKSLDYETVFCNLDVIVTVEPCIMCMSALLQLQVRSIVYGCANDRFGGCVSVLEIPKFYDSKVTIHGNVKGEEAMRLLQNFYKGVNPNAPEPKIKKERGTKETSSTETKVTDLEDNVQRIDSATCLPPSCRR, encoded by the exons atggATACTTTGACATGGATGGATATTGCATTACAAAAAGCTGAAGAGTCATTAAAGGCCGGTGAAGTTCCTGTTGgttgcttatttatttattgtaacgAAATAATTGCCACAGGCAGTAATACTGTAAATGAAACTTGTAACGCAACTCGTCACGCCGAGATAAATTGCATCGACCAAGTCTTGAAGTTCTCCTCCGAGAAAAGCTTAGACTACGAAACAGTGTTTTGTAATCTAGATGTAATTGTCACGGTGGAGCCGTGCATAATGTGTATGTCGGCATTACTCCAATTACAAGTACGCAGCATCGTATACGGCTGTGCGAACGATCGATTTGGTGGCTGCGTCAGCGTTCTCGAAATACCAAAGTTTTACGATTCGAAAGTAACGATACACGGAAACGTTAAAGGAGAGGAGGCCATGAGATTgctacaaaatttttataaaggtgTTAATCCAAATGCGCCTGagccaaaaataaaaaaggaacgCGGTACAAAGGAAACTTCGTCAACAGAAACCAA AGTAACTGATTTGGAGGATAATGTGCAGAGGATAGATTCGGCGACATGTTTGCCTCCATCATGTAGACGTTAA